In a single window of the Amycolatopsis sp. cg5 genome:
- a CDS encoding thymidine kinase: MTVLSDSDPEPADALSVPVAGSRRGAPIVGKLKFCYGPMDCGKSTLALQIDHNHARQGRRGLLLVRHDRSGAPQISSRIGITRQATEVGTDTDLRELVRERWSRGLHVDYLIVDEAQFLSPDQVDQLAELADDVQIDVYCFGIATDFRSRLFPGARRLFELADELQPVQVEVLCWCGLPGRFNARVRDGEVLRDGDTVVVADTEPSVVESSPVSPLGAEVTTVRYKVLCRRHFRVGDLGPVMGQHGQLRLT, translated from the coding sequence GTGACCGTACTCTCCGATAGCGACCCCGAACCCGCCGACGCGCTCTCGGTTCCGGTGGCAGGCTCGCGCCGCGGCGCCCCGATCGTGGGGAAACTGAAGTTCTGCTACGGCCCGATGGACTGCGGGAAGTCGACGCTCGCGCTGCAGATCGATCACAACCACGCGCGCCAGGGGCGCCGGGGGCTGCTGCTGGTCCGCCACGACCGGTCCGGCGCGCCGCAGATCTCCAGCCGGATCGGGATCACCCGGCAGGCGACGGAGGTCGGCACGGACACCGATCTGCGTGAGCTGGTCCGCGAGCGGTGGTCGCGGGGGCTGCACGTGGACTATCTGATCGTGGACGAGGCGCAGTTCTTGTCCCCCGATCAGGTGGATCAGCTGGCCGAGCTGGCCGATGACGTCCAGATCGACGTGTATTGCTTCGGGATCGCCACGGACTTCCGCAGCCGGCTGTTCCCCGGGGCGCGAAGACTGTTCGAACTCGCCGACGAGCTGCAGCCCGTGCAGGTGGAGGTGTTGTGCTGGTGCGGTCTGCCCGGCCGGTTCAACGCTCGGGTCCGTGACGGAGAGGTACTTCGTGACGGTGACACTGTTGTGGTTGCCGATACGGAACCCTCTGTAGTTGAAAGTTCACCAGTATCACCGTTAGGTGCGGAAGTAACTACCGTACGTTACAAGGTATTATGCCGTCGCCATTTCCGGGTCGGAGACCTCGGTCCCGTGATGGGCCAACACGGTCAGTTACGTCTGACCTGA